AGCTTATGTaatgtctttctgttttgtgctACAGCCCTGGAAAACACAcgcaaaaaaagagacaaacaaaggGGAATAAAGAGGAAACATGTTCAACAGCTGCATGTGTCGCATACATTTAAAGACTAATAAAGCTGATCAATGCCTCGCTTGCTGAGCCCTGTCTTTGAGCTGCGTCGTTTTCCCCTGCAACGGACTCCTCAAACACGAGAGACTCACACATTTCCTATGTAAAGGTTAGGCCAGACTTCATCCGCTGGCGTGAGCTCCAGCGTGCAGGAATCCAAAATGAGCTCCAGTTCTTTAATGAGCACCAGGTCCTGTAGCTGGTTGCTCCCTGACATTCTCCCCGGACACAGAGTGCTCCTCTAACAACCGTCCAACACTGCTCCTGCTTGCTCCGTCCGCTGTCCCCTCCCCGCCGTCGCAGTCTGCAGGTCAGTGAGAGACACGAGCAGGTGGTTGTCTCAATACCGCTTGGCTCCAAAATTAGCTCTCTGTGTTCAGTTTGTTCTCCCTGACTGGATGTAGAGTTATTTAATGTTGCTGTTGCATTGTTGCACAGGGACTCGCTATCTGACCACTGAGGTCATATCAGCAGAGGACAAGGGAGGCGAGGGCTGGACACAGTGTTCAGTGTGCACGTGCAGTAAATGGTACAAATGGAGAAAGTCTTGCAGGCTGTAAATGAGGACATTAACTTCTGCCAACTAAGACAGGCCAGTTTCTATCGATTTATCACGTAGGGTTGCTCCTTGCTTTGTCTTATTTTGGCTCATTCAACCCCCTGTCCTGCAGTCTTCGGTCTAGGGCTGCAAGCTGACGCAGAAAGCCCCTGTTTGGGCAAATCCAGCGTTTCTCTTGCACACGGCGTATAGAGGACAGCAGAGTGAGGCGGTGATGGATCATCAGGTAGGCTAGGATCAACGCGGCCGAGCGGCTCACACCCACAGCACAGTGCGCGAACACCTTTCCTGGAGATCATAAGAGACACAAACGAAGACACTGAGAGGACAGGCAGCGCCACTCATGTCGTCAGTATCAGCAACAGTCTCTATGTAGTGTCGTGGCTGGAAACCTGCACCTCCTGATGTCAAAGCCTGGTGAACGAACTCGGCCGCGGGGTAGAAAAAAGGTGAAAGGTCAAAGGTTGGGAGGTCGTTCGCCGGGACTCCGTAATATTTCACCGTGGTTCCATAGAAATCGTCACTGCCCTTACAGCACAGTTTACCATGCGAGGCATTCAGCACGTGGGTGATGCCCAGCCGCCAGAGCCCAAACTTGTCGTGAGACATAAACCTGCCACGATTACCACATTTCATGCATTATTAACAATCCTTAATGGCATCCACATACTGTGTCTGTGAACTCAAATCAGGCGCAGGATGCTCACATGTCTCCCAGATACAGGTTCGGCCACACCTCATCTCCGTGGCGACAGGAGCGCGGAGCTGAGTGTAAAACCTCCTCCAGCTCCCGGAGCGACGGGATCTCCCGGGAAACGGAGCCCTCCTCCGAGACCTCCGTTTCCCGTTCgcgcttctcctcctcctgctcctccggGTCTGAGTTTTGAGCGTCGCGGCATCTCACCTCCGAGGCGCCGCCTGTGTCCGTCTTTCCGTCAGACATGCTTTCCGCTTAAGGGCCCCCCGAAAACCCCGGTCTGTCCTCACCGTAAAAAAAACGAACCACGCAGCGGCCTGTCGCCCTTGCTCCGACTCTGTGTCggcagcagctccagctcaCTCCTCCTGTGACCGTCAGAGACAGGTGGCGCTGACTTGGCACAGGCTCCCGACCAAGCTCTCACTCACTTAGGTGTGTTTTTACAGCAATGCATTTCTGGCTTGAAAACCACTGCTTGTGCTTCTTTTGTCAAATTCGAAAccaacctttctttttttttttggacctaGAGACACATATCCTGCTAACAGatcctagttttttttttttcctttttcctaaATGTGGCCAGcagatgtcagtgtgtttttaagtaGCGCCCATCGCACCGGCTCGTCTATCACCCGCCTCTTCCTGTTTGGTGTTGCCTAGCTGACAGAAGCATGTTGGCCGAGGAGCGGTCCGGCGAGTGGAGACGCGGCCGGGCAGCTCAGCGAAGCTCTCTGACAACTCAGTGACAGAGGATCTTTTTTCATTGGTAAGAGAGGCAACCGCTGTTTAACGTCATCTTTTAAAGTAACTCTGAAACGACTGTCTTCCCCGTTCCCCACTGAACATGTTCccttctacttttttttttatttatttttttaattttgtttatgttaagaaaataatctttCCCCAACACCGTTATAAAAATATGACTCAATCCCTCAGAGGTGATCTCATGCTGAAATGTAGCAGTCCGACGTTACACTGGGGCCCTGTGGTGACCAGACTATGAGCCCTTTGTCAaattgtgtctgtctctctctcacacacacacacacacacacacacacacacatgcacacgcacacacgcacacgcacacacgcacacgcacacacacactgaagagcTTTCTCTCTCACAGCTGTGTGTCACCGCTCGCTGCGGATCACTGTGAGCCAGCCAAACGAGCTGACACGGCACTTGCGATTCGCCAAGTAAAGCCCCAGGGCCGAGAAGCTGCCAGCATGTCGCCAGTAAAATCTAGAGGCTAGTTTCAAGATAAGGTTTTCTCCCCTGAGGGATACCGAGCAGCCCGCTACTCAGGTGAGTCACCTCCGCTTTCGGACATGTAAAGATTCCAGTCAGTTGACCGGGTGGATGAGCCTCCACCGTATGATCCGCATCAGGGGATGGATGTTATACAACAAACTTTGGTCGTAGTGTTTATTCATTCGAGTAAGTCACAAAACTTCACTCTAATGCAACATTTAAGACTAGAGTATGATATTTAAGCTTCATGATGTGAGAGATATCACATATTCCTGGTCCAAGGcaagtcttcaaatgtcttttttttttttttttttgtatgaccaacagtccagaatcTAAAGATATTTAGTGTACTATACTGTAAGACAGCAACCCtcaaatatttgatatttttgcttgaaaggATTCATTAATGATccaaatagttgcagattagtTTTATGTCCATCGACTAACCAATTAATCGACCAGTTGTTTCAGGACTGGTGAGGATTCgctgctttttcttgttttacactATGGTAAAGTGAagatttttgggttttggactgtttgtaggacaaaaaataaaataaaagcaatttaaatatgtcaaattTGGCTCTAAGAAATTGTGATGGGAGTTTGTCACAATTTTCGGACGTTTTACAGACCAATcgattaactgagaaaataataatcagattagtcgataatgaaagtaatcattagttgctgccCTAAAAAAACTGATTCAGTAAGTAGAGGAGACCTATTCTGTAATTCTGTTCAAGTAATTAGtgtaacttttaaaatacttaaaatactcTAAAGAAGTTGCTACGTGCGTACGAACATTTATTGATACCTCATCTTAGTCTTATTGAGTAAGTCTAAGAGCTGTCTGAAAGCCAGTGATGTCTCATGCATTGCTGATAGCTGAAAGCTGCTTACTTGGGTAATTTTAAGTCTGTATCTACTGTCCAGTCAGCATGTGGGCTATCACTCCCAATCAGCAGTCAACGAAAGCATAGTGAGGTTGGTTGAACCTTGCAGACCTTTGGAGCAGCAGGGAGTACAGAGCGAGCAGGGCTGCGGTGAGTTTATCAGAGGGTCAAaggacaaaaatgagaaaagggCAAAGCAAATAAGAGGGATTCACCCGTACTTGAGTCTGTCTGTGGGAGAGGAACTTGCTTACTCTGATGGTTTTGTGTAAACCCTGAATGGTTAGTGGCTCCCTGTTGTtttatatatacgtatgtatgtatagatataatatatgtatatgtatatatatgtgtgtatgtgtatgtgtatatgtatatgtatgtgtatgtgtatgtgtgtatgtgtatgtgtatgtatgtgtgtgtatgtgtatatgtatgtgtgtgtatgtgtatatgtatatatatgtgtgtgtatgtgtatatgtatatatatgtgtgtatgtgtatatatgtatatatatgtgtgtgtgtgtatgtgtatatgtatatatatatgtgtgtgtgtatgtgtatatgtatatatatgtgtgtgtgtatatgtgtgtatgtgtatatgtatgtatgtgtgtgtatatatgtgtatgtgtgtgtgtgtatatacatacaaacaattTTATTATGAAATGACACCTATGGAACAGAGAGGACGGTAACACTCAGTTATGTTGGattcctgtttgctttttttggtttgacaCAAAAACCATTGGCCTGCTTTATGTGGATTAGGGTGTCACTGCTTACTTACACTGTAAGCCACCTTACAGTCACTGACCTGAACACAGGTGATGTAATAGCACTAAGTAGCCTGCGGTGTTCAGTGCTGGGTCACTTCGAACAGGAACACAAATAAGCTTCCCCACAGCAGATGACCTCCACACTGACTCCTGCTTAGCCATAATTTTAACATTTCCGCCACGTGCCTTCCTTCACGTTATGTATCAGTGACTGTATTATTGGGCTGAAACAATGACTCTATCACttgtaataatttattaattgtttaagtcatttattaagcaacattgcattttttttcctggtttcAGCTCCTAAAATGTGAGGAATGgctgcttttttcagttttatatcattcAGTACTGCAACTTacgattattattattattattattattattattattattattattattattattccccGAGCACAGGATGATGTCTTCAGTTTACAAACTGTATTTTGTCCGACCaaaagttcaaaacccaaagatattcagttttcgAATCtgttaaacacagaaaagtatAAAATTCTCACCAGTTGAGAGACTGGACACAGAGAtcatttggaatttttttctcaaaaaattaCTATACTCATTAACTAACTATCAGAATAGTTGTCTTATGATTGACTGGTCGATTCATCAAccaatcgtttcagctctagtatCGTAGATTTTGGGGTTGGATGAAGGTGTCAGTTtttctgggaaactgtgacgagcatttttaactttttttttttgtcattttgtagaCTAAATGATTATTAATCAggtagtttaaaaaaactgacGGACCAGTCAATAAAGAAtacaatcattagttgcagcctgtTGATGAAATCACCCAAATCGTTTTTGGATGTTTGCTTCAGTGGCGTGGTACAATATATATGATGagcttacacacacagagagtggGTCTGAGCAGGTAATCTCCATACAGAACAAATGACAGTGTAGGTCATTCATACAAAGGCCAGGTAGCTGTGATCAGCAgcatacaaaataaatagtaaGGTCAATGGATTTAAGGCAGTTTTGGATTTCAAACAACTGGGCTGAGAGTGAAAAAGACAGTAATGGGAGGCGAAAtgaagaggtgaaaaaaaaggaagatatACTCAGATATCAAAAGTTGGAGAATTGTTTCAGTAGGCTGTGATTACTCAGAACAAGATATTGCATGAGATTGTATTTTAGTTATCAAGATCTTCCCGATGACATCTCTTTGGCTCCGGTTCCGTTTGAAATCTTAAGTTTTGTACTTGACCATCTAAGTTATTTACATCTTCTTCAATCCCCACATGACTTAAGACcgtatatgtctgtgtgtgcagtggcaTGGCACCGTCCGAGGACAGTGTGAGTGCCTGGAACTGCGAGCATGTGGCCCAGTGGCTGCAGGAAGAAGGTTTCAGGGAATATGTGGAGTTATTGTGCACCCAGCACCGCCTGGATGGCCCCAGCCTACTGGCTCTTACTGAGGCTGACCTGCGGTGTCCTCCACTGGGCCTGACGGTGCTGGGGGACATCAAGAGGCTGACCTTAGCCCTCCGCCGGCTTCAGAGACGGAACCAGGCCCAGGTGGAGGAGCTGGGTCTCCGGCCTTCAGAGAGCCTCCCCACTGGGCTCTCGCCGGGCGCCGCAGGAGGCGAGTGGAGCTGTGACGGAGCCGACAGGAGGTATAACGGAAGTGAAAGCTTGTGTAACGGGACCGAGCTGCGCCTGAGGAACGGTGATAGATCTGGATACAGTTCAGGAGCCGCGCTGTGCCATACACACTCCAATGGGAGGTGTAGGCAGCACCTGGCTGGTAGATTGGACCCAGAGGTGTGGAAGACAGTCATCAGTTCCATATatgtgatttttgtgtttggATTTACATCTTTTGTCATGGTCATTGTACATGAGCGGGTTCCAGACATGAGGACATACCCACCGCTGCCTGATATATTCCTGGACAGGTATAAACTAGatatcttttgtgtgttttgcgcTGACAATCGCCAGTAAATACCTATGTTAAGATTTCAGCACATGTTGAGCAACTACATGTACACAATCTCCTGCACTCATATCTAATCTACACGCTGATACAGGTGTTTTTGTACTCTTGACAGCGTTCCCAGAATACCTTGGGCTTTTGCAATGGCTGAAGCTTGTGGCCTTGTCCTGTGTTACATGTTTCTGTTGATCCTGCTCCTTCACAAACACAGGTAGTCCACTGTTCCCCTTATTCCCATCACTGATAGACTGTGTCATGATAATATGTGCAAATAGACAACATCACTGCCAGATAAATGATATTTGTGATGCaaatacattgttatttttttcatttttttttttaactgaatacATGGAAGTTATTTTGAACACGTTTCATCACCAAACTCTCTTTTGTCTCTGATTTAGGTCCATCCTCTTCAGGCGGTTGTGTTCTTTGATGGGAACTGTGTTTTTGCTTCGCTGCTGCACCATGTTTGTCACCTCGCTCTCTGTGCCGGGGCAGCACCTGAAGTGCGCCAGTAAGGTGGGAAGCACACCTGAGATTCTCTGCGGACTAgataatgtttgccatttttcagtctggattAGTTGGTATTTCTCGTTGCTATTGGCACTGTTACAGTTGATTCTTGACTCAGCGTTATCGCTTTGCTCACTGACGGACAGCTGACTGATaattggaggtttttttttttttttgtcccccccaGACGTATGATGACTCCTGGGGGAAGATACAGAGGGCGCTAGCGATCTGGAGTGGATTTGGGATGACTCTGACTGGTGTCCAAACGTGTGGAGACTACATGTTCAGTGGACACACGGTTGTCATCACAATGCTCAACTTCTTTGTTACCGAATGTGAGTGTTAATAGTTTTGTTTGCCTTTAACTACAGAATGTATGACTTTAGAGTACGTCTGACCTTTGTTAAAGGATAAAGCtaacattattttgtatttttcttattgtcaacaaagcccatgaaaagattaaaaccaaaaatgtgttagtccatctctccatactttctgacttccacTGTCATTTTTAGCAAACttcactcaaacaggagtaaatagtgcatttgttggggattATTTTCAGTTGCGGATTAATATACATTTGATGCACTGATGagcatttacagcagcaggatcacGTACGTAAAATCAGCTCAAGATAAACAGTGCTCATTTTCATCacaatgaaggaacatgtcacgCAGttcaacagtgtggctcactgatgtgtctttaatagtttttagacaACAAATGAGTTCGATGGCTCGCGGGATTtagatatatcaggctttggctagACAGAAAATGCTTATTCGTAGGATCAATTCATCATTggtttttgatcttttttcacCAGACTTGTCCTTTTAAATCATTCCTTTCAATTGCAGACACTCCACGAACCTGGAATCTGATTCACACCATCTCCTGGGTGTTAAACCTctttgggatttttttcatcctgGCGGCTCACGAGCACTACTCCATCGACGTGTTCATTGCCTTCTACATCACCACCCGCCTCTTCCTCTACTACCATACCTTAGCAAACACCCGTGCCTACCAGCAGAGCCGAAGGGCGCGCATTTGGTTCCCCATGTTCTCCTTCTTTGAGTGCAACGTGAACGGACCTGTCCCCAACCAGTATCACTGGCCCTTCAACAAACCTGCCTTCATGAAAGCTCTGATTGGATAGAGTATACTTTCAAAGatcagctgctgcagagtgCATGGACTGTAATATTACAGCCTGAATGAGAAACTTTTTATGTAAATGCTGCTTCCTACCTTTGGATGACTGTAAGTTTATTATgtgtgggagtttttttttaccctcagtTGCATAAATGGATGATCTTTATTTTGTTAAGTAGTCTTAtgtttaaaggaacagtttgacattttgagaaatacgcttatttgctttcttgcagagattTAGATGTGAGGATTAAAACCTCAAATCTAACTCTATTTAAACACCTATTAAATGGatatatttaatggacagactttcatgtctgtccattaaatatgaagctaaagccagcagctggttagcttagcttactACAAGACCTAGAATCAGGGGGAAGCAGTCAGCATTGCATTGTTCAAAGGGaagaaaatccacctactaGCGCCTCTTAAGCCAACTGCCTAACaagttatatcttgtttgtttagtctgtacaaaaacaaagcataaaaacagcaatttgttACTGTGACTGCAACATTGCGCAAAGCCACTGCTCCCGCCCCaaaaatagtctggcacataacctaCTGTAAAACCGtgacttgtcatttttacactgttgtttttgtacagattaaacaaacaaaatttaccattttatttaatttttgtttgttttttttgttttgtttttttgttcaaccgttggacagaaccaggctagctgtttccccctgtttccagtctgtgtgctaacctaagctaaccagctgctggacttagcttcatatttaatagaCTGTTATGAGAGCAATGTGTCATGTCTCACCTAAGTCTACCGAAATGTAAACtattcctttttaatttattcctaAATTAAATTGCAAATTGCACTTTGccaattaaaacaaagaaacgtGGTTTATAACAGGGCCTAAACGCTGCAGGCGCAGACATTTTCTTGGAGACTTATTTGCCTTTATAGACTCACTTTGATTATTCATACTCCACCTTGGGGATGTTTAAGGTTCACTAgtggtttgttttgttagtCTGACTCAGTATTTACtgcagaaaactgagaaaactaAGTCACTACTGGAGTTGTGACTTTCCAGGAATCGTCATGATGACAGTTCACATATTGTTTTGCTGCAAACAGATTTGACACCAGTTTGGTAACCACTACCAAAGGAGCAATCGTTTTGTTTGATGTGCAACAGGAAAAACACTTCCTGTTCTCTACTGTGAGAGCTCTGTTTCAGTCactccgaaaaaaaaaaagtggtatttttttctttttaatttacgCAAAGTGAACCCTACAGCTCGGTTGTATTTGTTAGTGTCACGATTGGGATAGTATAGTGTGCTTCCTACATTCACAGTTAGACTGCACCAAATATCTGAACACTTATTGCAGTGTTCAATTTGCCAAAAAGCCCTTGTTATAACTATTTCTTTGTCTGAATTTGATACTGTTTTCTACTTTTTATAGGTTGTTAATTATGTAATGATCATAGAAATGTATGGAGGTGGAGTTTGTTGAAGTATTATTGTCCAGCTTCTCTCTCTTGCACAGTACAAAGAATGACTTTTCATTAATACAGCTGTTGACACACAGTTAGATAACAAAGATTCAAAAGTATATATTGTTTACTATCTCATGGTTGATccaaactatatatttttaataattgtttacAATTGTGGCTTTATTTTCCATGCAAGTTTCTCTGCCTTTTGGCTCAACAATAAAAGTTTACAGATTAGGAAaaccatttttatatttcagactGACTGTTTCCATGGCTGGCTCCTTGTTGGCTTTTGCATTTGTTGAATAAAGTtgaattataaatattattagaAATCCAGCTCCCTTGTCAGTAAGTaaaaagaacatacagtatcacTTATGGGTGAGAATGTCACCATTCAGTGAGGTGTGCCTTTGATATACATTATCAACATAACCTTCCCCACCTTAAAAACAAACGTCTTAGTCACATCGCTATTCACATGTTAAAGTACATAAAGATATACAGGGGTGTACACCCTAATATAAAGCCACTATTCTCGCACACATCAGCTTACTGTTAACTGGGTCACATCAAACCTGCAGATGGTATGTATTTTACATCTCACAACTCAATTGGGGACGCTAGGAACATGTAGAGCTTGGGAACAAAGAAACCGTCTTCCTTTTTGTAGACTCTGGTCTTAAATCAGAGAAttagaactttttttaaataaaaattgtaatataaatttaaatatggaTAGACATACTAGACCTTAAAGACATCATTGCTGTCAAGAGTGTACTTTATATGTTATGGCCAAAATTTAAGTAAAACTGGAGTGCATAGTTTAGCTTTACAATTACCTTCAGATTGCTACAAAATTCAATTTTAGGCCCACTGCACCATTTATAATATTACCTTTTCAAAATACAGCTTAAAAGAATGgttgtaaaatataaattggcgagtaaaaccaaaaacatcacatAGTAACCTTTCACATAATGATTACGATTATTTCACAAATGTAAATACTACAGATTAAGGTGAATTTTAAATGATCCACGAGTATAATTGCACCTGTCTGGCTGTAGACTGTGATTTGGTCAGTTATTACAAATAATAGCTTCTGCAgactaaattaaatgaatcttatttttcaaatactGCGGGAAAAATGTTAGaattgtccttttttaaaatactgaatcaTTTGTAATGATGACAAACCACCataatatacagttaggtacgtaagtatttttacagtgacacaattttcgtaattttgcctctgtacaccaccataatggatttgaaacaaagtcatcaagatgtgatcaaagtgtagactttcagcttttattcaaggggttttacaaaaatatcctaTTAACTGCTTAGGAATTACCGCCGTTTTTGTACATTGTCCCTGTGATAGACTGATAGggttgtattgttttttcagcctaatgatggcctcagtcatttgcattgacactcCAGACCTTTCATCTGCctaatttgtcattaaataatgagggaacaggccacacctggacaTGAAACTGATTTGTTAATTGTCCAAtaacttttgagcctctgaaaatgagggactatgtataaaaattaaaatattttgttaaaccgATGTTAAAACTTTGTTCCAAATCCATTGTTACGGTagacagaagcaaaattacaaaaactgtgtcactttccaaatactccTGTACCTAAATGTATATGCAAATAGCTACAATGTTAAAACCTACTGACAGTGAcagtaaatgattttttttttctctgtggttttttttcttgttcatgTAATGGGATTAGCTGACAACTAGAGAATGAATAAAACCTACCTACTCCTTTTCAGTCGCCAAGGGAGCTTAAACAGATGTGCTGAATGAAGTTAATTAAGAATAGGCACATAAATACATTACAGAGACTATAAAACATGCACCATGTTTACAGATGTCATTGATTTACTCTTTCAGGCTTCtctccatgtgtttgtttgtcttctgGGACTGGTTGTCCTGTGCCACTCTAACTGCTTCTTCAAGGAGTTAGTGATCAAAGATTTGAAAAACCCTCCAAAAGGTGAGTTGAAATGATTACAAAATTGTAGAGATAAAatataacagcagcagtgtggcaGTAAATTTTGGTGGAGTGGAAACTTTTCTCTGCTATGTTTGACAAAAGTTGGACAAATTAGCATTTAGaagtttttcatatttcccCCCAGATGCATCATCCAGCTGTTGTGTATTTACTTAACACCTGCCAGCTGAATCAAAACTTATCAAAGCCACACCTAATCACAACTAATTTATCAGAGTGTGTTTAAATGGGTCAACAGCCCCTCTGAActgtggttttatttctttacatgCAGGTTGTGTTGATGAGGATGGAAAGCAGCACGATTTTGGCTCTGAATGGGTGAGAGACTGCCTGGGATGCTCCTGTACAAAAGAGGGCTTGAGCTGCTGTAACATGTAAGATTTTCATGCTTTGATTTATTATGatcaaacctttattttattttattttattaacaaac
This region of Xiphias gladius isolate SHS-SW01 ecotype Sanya breed wild chromosome 11, ASM1685928v1, whole genome shotgun sequence genomic DNA includes:
- the LOC120796061 gene encoding dual specificity protein phosphatase 13-like isoform X6, with the protein product MSDGKTDTGGASEVRCRDAQNSDPEEQEEEKRERETEVSEEGSVSREIPSLRELEEVLHSAPRSCRHGDEVWPNLYLGDMFMSHDKFGLWRLGITHVLNASHGKLCCKGSDDFYGTTVKYYGVPANDLPTFDLSPFFYPAAEFVHQALTSGGKVFAHCAVGVSRSAALILAYLMIHHRLTLLSSIRRVQEKRWICPNRGFLRQLAALDRRLQDRGLNEPK
- the LOC120796093 gene encoding beta-microseminoprotein translates to MASLHVFVCLLGLVVLCHSNCFFKELVIKDLKNPPKGCVDEDGKQHDFGSEWVRDCLGCSCTKEGLSCCNMVPDSDVVDIPMECEMVVNKEACSTKLVLKSDKTKECSLI
- the LOC120796068 gene encoding sphingomyelin synthase-related protein 1-like; this encodes MAPSEDSVSAWNCEHVAQWLQEEGFREYVELLCTQHRLDGPSLLALTEADLRCPPLGLTVLGDIKRLTLALRRLQRRNQAQVEELGLRPSESLPTGLSPGAAGGEWSCDGADRRYNGSESLCNGTELRLRNGDRSGYSSGAALCHTHSNGRCRQHLAGRLDPEVWKTVISSIYVIFVFGFTSFVMVIVHERVPDMRTYPPLPDIFLDSVPRIPWAFAMAEACGLVLCYMFLLILLLHKHRSILFRRLCSLMGTVFLLRCCTMFVTSLSVPGQHLKCASKTYDDSWGKIQRALAIWSGFGMTLTGVQTCGDYMFSGHTVVITMLNFFVTEYTPRTWNLIHTISWVLNLFGIFFILAAHEHYSIDVFIAFYITTRLFLYYHTLANTRAYQQSRRARIWFPMFSFFECNVNGPVPNQYHWPFNKPAFMKALIG